From one Rhopalosiphum padi isolate XX-2018 chromosome 2, ASM2088224v1, whole genome shotgun sequence genomic stretch:
- the LOC132922601 gene encoding syntaxin-16-like, translated as MASRSLTDIFLLMRTNSIQSRGIYSFQGSKHNDYDTDSDEGMNDKAALMEAGRSMVKTNSIEMRSQEKSPPTWTGLLEDAQYSITRLQNKLKELQSLQDAQVLRPTLDDSSLQEKHIQDLTLDITRIFGSTKKIIQQIRLHSSGLSGNKESQLSYNVSSALVSSLQNLFNEFRNSQQIYLNKIKHREAMSSQMCFETEENTSNSDLLDMFSNGSSNSFGQQLQMQQSNQTQTFAAILIEEENAKMAVQWEREANQISSSVLELNNIFKDLAHMVVQQGSVLDRIDYNIEQTEIRVKKGAAELIKAEKYHRSNRKMKCILILAPISIMLLILLDITKF; from the exons atggccTCTAGAAGTCTTACtgacatatttttgttaatgcGGACAAATTCCATCCAGAGTAGGGGAATATATTCATTTCAAGGATCTAAACATAATGATTATGATACAGACAGCGATGAAGGTATGAATGACAAAGCAGCATTAATGGAAGCTGGTCGTTCTATGGTTAAAACAAATTCTATTGAAATGCGTTCTCAGGAAAAATCTCCACCAACGTGGACTGGATTACTTGAAGATGCTCAATATTCTATTACCAG GTTACAGAACAAATTAAAAGAATTACAATCATTACAAGATGCACAGGTATTAAGGCCTACCCTTGACGATTCTAGTTTACAAGAGAAACACATCCAAGATCTCACATTAGATATTACAaga ATATTTggttcaacaaaaaaaataattcaacaaatCCGATTACATTCAAGTGGATTATCTGGCAACAAAGAATCCCAACTTTCATACAATGTGTCATCTGCTTTAGTGTCATCATTACAAAATTTATTCAACGAATTTCGAAACTCGCAACAAATTTATCTTAACA aaatcaaACATAGAGAAGCTATGTCATCACAAATGTGTTTTGAAACAGAAGAAAACACTTCAAATTCTGATTTACTAGATATGTTTAGTAATGGTTCATCTAATTCTTTTGGACAACAGTTACAGATGCAACAGTCAAATCAAACACAAACGTTTGCTGCTATACTTATTGAAGAAGAAAATGCCAAAATGGCAGTTCAATGGGAACGTGAAGCAAATCAAATATCCAGTTCTGTTCttgaacttaataatatatttaaagacctTGCACATATGGTTGTTCAACAA GGTAGTGTTTTAGATCGGATAGACTACAATATTGAACAGACTGAAATCAGAGTTAAAAAAGGTGCAGCAGAGTTAATTAAAGCAGAAAAATATCATCGAAGCAATAGAAAAATGAAGTGTATTTTGATTCTAGCTCCTATTTCTATTATGTTGTTAATTCTTTTGgatataacaaaattttaa